In a genomic window of Desulfovibrio sp. JC022:
- a CDS encoding DEAD/DEAH box helicase: protein MSQNEEAVVKSILKSFVSGTVPEYILEGARTIVSSDGVQKLDLKKRERYWDIDASIQGDDFQIYSSELGLNLAEESINHYCNCPESFSGVCKHVAAAALKLLLSLDSEEEKAESQKQADWRQNFRSFFATELEPEAGKHYIIYRMYPEPERLQVAFFRARQNKSGLSQVQNEIELQNVIEKPEWSETSPSLPHVAEQIGHYLDYRGHRVEIPAGLHAWFFTAIKDEYYMFLRDTDIPIRIESRTMQLRLSPELSEEGLRFDILLSDEGKPPFSIMDDDEVFFYGRLPLWVYWKQGFYPVQTTLAPKLVQEMRIQNPIIPPADIPEFLDRVWTQIPVSDLHDHEEFLEKMQPFFVPATFNPKLYLNEEGSLLTIRVDNTYDTEHGEISMGEPNPDLQTGSYKDGEKSYLVRRAQDEEAQLFAELRDMGFQPRNNSIWFMEQEAAITFLLDHYPQLVEAYRIYGEKNLTRYKVRLTSPQIVAEVETDEDNKWFNLDINVEYDDQRVPIDKIWEAWSQGKRYVQLKDGSYTSLPESWLKKLSHKLKALGYDPEQPPRQQFEQYETPVLDKIIEDLPDTKTDEQFVKLREKIHNFDEIKMLDQPKALNATLRPYQVQGLSYLNFLRDYKFGGILADEMGLGKTIQTLSFILSLHERGITGPNLIIVPTSVMPNWEREAQKFCPHLPLLTIYGSRREDLFKRIPDSTIVITTYALLRRDLEELLKHEYTSVILDEAQNIKNPNTITAKSVRKLKSDMRLCLSGTPIENNLFELWSLFEFLMPGFLSSQHAFQRGIVKPIKDGDEETLNYLRTRVKPFILRRTKSEVAKDLPPKIETVHYCELIEEQRELYTALAKRLKDQVLRDVDEKGMAKSQMSILDALLKLRQICCHPRLLKLDMPGLSTNLPSGKFDAFKDLIFDIVEGGHKVLVFSQFVQMLHVIRSWLTIKDIPFTYLDGSSKDRFEQVDKFNDSPDIPIFLISLKAGGTGLNLTSADYVIHYDPWWNPAVENQATDRTHRIGQKRQVFAYKMICQNTVEEKILGLQEMKKSVADAIIPGQSALKSLTRDDLEMLFEI, encoded by the coding sequence ATGTCTCAAAATGAAGAAGCTGTAGTAAAATCAATTCTCAAATCATTCGTCTCAGGGACCGTTCCGGAATACATTCTGGAAGGTGCCCGTACTATTGTCAGCTCTGACGGGGTCCAGAAGCTTGATCTCAAGAAACGCGAAAGATACTGGGATATAGACGCCTCCATCCAAGGCGATGATTTTCAAATTTACTCTTCTGAGCTGGGTCTTAATCTGGCAGAAGAAAGCATCAACCACTACTGCAATTGCCCGGAATCTTTTTCCGGAGTGTGCAAACACGTGGCTGCTGCCGCATTAAAATTGCTCCTTTCTCTTGATTCAGAAGAAGAGAAAGCTGAAAGTCAGAAGCAAGCTGACTGGCGCCAGAATTTCCGTTCTTTCTTTGCCACTGAGCTGGAACCGGAAGCAGGCAAACATTATATTATCTACCGCATGTACCCTGAGCCGGAAAGATTGCAGGTGGCCTTTTTCCGGGCCCGGCAGAATAAATCCGGCCTCTCTCAGGTGCAGAACGAAATAGAGCTGCAAAATGTAATCGAAAAGCCGGAATGGAGCGAAACCTCCCCCAGCTTACCGCATGTTGCCGAACAGATCGGGCATTATCTCGATTACCGCGGACACCGGGTGGAGATTCCCGCCGGACTGCATGCGTGGTTCTTTACTGCCATCAAAGACGAATACTACATGTTCCTGCGCGATACGGATATTCCCATCCGTATTGAAAGCAGAACCATGCAGCTCAGACTTTCCCCGGAACTTTCCGAGGAAGGTTTGCGTTTCGACATCCTGCTTTCGGATGAAGGCAAACCGCCTTTCTCCATCATGGATGACGATGAAGTATTTTTCTATGGAAGGCTGCCGCTGTGGGTATACTGGAAACAGGGATTCTACCCGGTCCAGACCACACTTGCGCCCAAGCTGGTACAGGAAATGCGCATCCAGAACCCGATTATCCCGCCTGCGGATATTCCGGAATTCCTTGATCGCGTCTGGACCCAGATTCCGGTTTCCGATCTGCACGATCATGAAGAATTCCTTGAGAAAATGCAGCCGTTCTTTGTACCGGCGACATTCAATCCCAAGCTCTACCTCAATGAGGAAGGATCGCTCCTGACCATCAGGGTCGACAATACTTATGATACTGAGCACGGGGAAATCTCCATGGGCGAACCCAACCCCGACCTGCAAACCGGAAGCTATAAGGACGGAGAAAAATCCTACCTTGTACGCCGCGCACAGGACGAGGAAGCCCAGCTTTTCGCAGAGCTTCGCGACATGGGTTTCCAGCCGCGTAACAACTCCATCTGGTTCATGGAACAGGAAGCTGCCATCACCTTCCTGCTGGACCACTATCCGCAGCTGGTTGAAGCATACAGAATTTACGGCGAAAAGAACCTGACCCGTTACAAGGTAAGGCTCACTTCTCCGCAGATTGTTGCTGAAGTTGAAACCGACGAAGACAACAAGTGGTTCAATCTCGACATTAATGTTGAGTACGATGACCAGCGTGTTCCCATTGATAAAATCTGGGAAGCATGGAGTCAGGGCAAACGTTACGTTCAGCTCAAAGACGGCTCCTACACAAGCCTGCCCGAATCGTGGCTCAAAAAACTCAGCCACAAGCTCAAGGCTCTGGGGTACGATCCCGAGCAGCCTCCACGCCAGCAGTTCGAGCAGTATGAAACCCCTGTGCTGGATAAGATCATCGAGGATCTCCCGGACACCAAGACCGATGAACAATTCGTTAAGTTGCGTGAAAAAATACACAACTTCGACGAAATCAAAATGCTTGATCAGCCCAAGGCACTAAACGCAACCCTGCGCCCCTATCAGGTTCAGGGACTCAGTTACCTTAACTTTCTGCGCGACTATAAATTCGGCGGCATCCTTGCGGATGAAATGGGTCTCGGTAAAACCATCCAGACCCTGTCCTTCATCCTCTCCCTGCATGAACGGGGCATTACCGGGCCGAACCTGATTATCGTCCCCACTTCAGTTATGCCCAACTGGGAGCGCGAAGCACAGAAATTCTGCCCGCACCTGCCGCTTTTGACCATTTACGGTTCAAGGCGCGAAGACCTGTTCAAGAGAATACCGGATTCCACAATCGTAATCACCACTTACGCATTGCTGCGCCGGGACCTTGAAGAGCTGCTCAAGCACGAATATACTTCCGTGATTCTTGACGAAGCCCAGAACATCAAGAACCCGAACACCATCACCGCCAAATCAGTACGCAAGCTCAAAAGTGACATGCGTCTCTGTCTGTCCGGTACGCCCATTGAGAACAACCTCTTTGAGCTCTGGTCCCTGTTCGAGTTCCTCATGCCCGGTTTCCTCAGTTCACAGCATGCGTTCCAGCGGGGAATCGTCAAACCCATCAAGGATGGCGATGAAGAGACCCTCAACTACCTGCGCACAAGGGTAAAACCGTTCATCCTGCGCCGTACCAAATCCGAAGTGGCCAAGGACCTGCCGCCCAAGATTGAGACCGTCCATTATTGCGAACTCATCGAGGAACAGCGGGAACTGTACACAGCCCTTGCCAAGCGGCTCAAAGATCAGGTGCTCAGGGATGTGGATGAAAAAGGCATGGCCAAAAGCCAGATGTCCATCCTCGACGCACTGCTCAAACTGCGCCAGATCTGCTGTCACCCGCGCCTGCTCAAACTGGATATGCCCGGCCTGTCCACCAACCTGCCTTCAGGTAAATTCGACGCCTTCAAAGACCTCATCTTTGATATTGTCGAAGGCGGACACAAGGTTCTGGTCTTCTCCCAGTTCGTACAGATGCTGCACGTGATACGTTCATGGCTGACCATTAAGGACATCCCCTTCACCTACCTCGACGGCTCCAGCAAGGACCGCTTCGAGCAGGTGGACAAATTCAACGACAGCCCGGACATCCCCATCTTCCTGAT